Proteins encoded within one genomic window of Lactococcus garvieae:
- a CDS encoding ABC transporter permease, whose translation MQDAILYLKEQVKYFPIAINLSKYSTKSTSMQSRFGRIWEILDPLVQLAINYIIFGVLMQRSAPDGLPPLSWMFIGMGVYSFMQHVIVTGAKSVSTQFKTTAKMKFPVSIMPTASMFGFLTELYIMVGMGLVIAMFSGYYPSLYWLQLLYYFPMLILFSLTMALVCSSIEVVFPDFKFFLNYIFRFLMYGSGVIFSLNHFKIIPQILIQSQLINPFYYLIEGFRDIAFGRMWFWEKGMYNLSFILLLIILLTIGANMHMKIRDRISDYL comes from the coding sequence ATGCAAGACGCTATTCTTTATCTTAAAGAACAAGTTAAATATTTTCCGATAGCTATTAATCTATCAAAATACAGTACTAAAAGCACCTCAATGCAAAGCAGGTTTGGAAGAATCTGGGAAATTCTTGATCCATTGGTACAACTGGCAATCAACTATATAATCTTTGGAGTACTCATGCAACGTTCGGCTCCGGATGGATTGCCACCTCTTTCTTGGATGTTTATCGGTATGGGGGTGTACTCTTTTATGCAACACGTTATCGTAACGGGTGCAAAGAGTGTGTCCACCCAGTTTAAGACAACAGCAAAAATGAAGTTTCCAGTGAGTATTATGCCGACAGCCTCCATGTTTGGCTTTTTAACGGAGCTTTATATCATGGTTGGTATGGGCCTAGTTATTGCAATGTTTTCGGGATATTATCCCTCACTATATTGGTTGCAATTATTATATTATTTCCCTATGTTGATACTTTTTTCATTAACAATGGCCCTTGTGTGTTCTTCGATAGAAGTTGTTTTTCCTGATTTTAAATTCTTTTTGAACTATATTTTCAGATTTTTAATGTATGGCTCAGGTGTAATTTTTTCTTTGAATCATTTTAAAATAATTCCTCAAATTTTAATCCAGTCTCAACTGATAAACCCTTTTTACTATCTTATTGAAGGCTTTAGAGACATTGCTTTTGGGAGAATGTGGTTTTGGGAAAAAGGGATGTATAACTTGAGTTTTATTCTATTGTTAATAATTTTGCTTACAATTGGAGCAAATATGCATATGAAGATTCGCGATAGAATTTCAGATTATTTATAA
- a CDS encoding ATP-binding cassette domain-containing protein: MKVSKIKAQFLSKKFEMLPVKSSLNKAKSLISTNEKEKKDFWALRNVSFEIHEGECVGVIGLNGAGKSTLSNIISGQIAQTTGQVEINGDVSIIAAHAGLQNNLSGRENIRLKALMVGMKNKEIKAKMDEIIAFSELGPFIDQPVKTYSSGMKAKLGFSIMVHQDPDIMIIDEGLSVGDKTFVDKSQKKMFEFRDKGKTILLVSHDMRTIKEWCDRVIWLNYGEVKQYGKPEEVLPEYEKFVRWFKGLSKKEQENYKQEQRQAQFNYSVESLRKEIISQNPSRSRRVTREVTEVLRNKKDNHKLSFISKIVLGCCAFVFIWITLVSLSNTTLRESIAHPVELFTQHLFKAKHSSVENRNSKQHSKEEMTTSSSVPSSSISENATNQSNSEVHSSSETTASSSSIPQTTYEVQAGESLGSIAESKGLTVEEIQTANPDIDFNIIQPGQTINLPVSGEFTTAQTGEGVIQ, from the coding sequence GTGAAGGTCAGTAAAATAAAAGCCCAATTTTTATCCAAAAAATTTGAAATGCTACCCGTGAAAAGTAGTCTCAACAAGGCAAAATCATTAATTAGCACCAATGAAAAGGAAAAAAAAGATTTCTGGGCCTTGCGTAATGTAAGTTTTGAAATACACGAAGGAGAATGTGTTGGGGTCATCGGTCTTAATGGTGCAGGTAAATCAACACTTTCAAATATCATCAGTGGACAAATTGCCCAGACAACAGGGCAAGTAGAGATAAATGGAGACGTTTCAATTATTGCGGCGCATGCTGGCTTGCAGAATAACCTTTCTGGACGTGAGAATATACGTCTAAAAGCACTGATGGTCGGGATGAAAAATAAAGAGATAAAAGCGAAGATGGATGAAATCATCGCATTTTCTGAGTTAGGCCCTTTTATCGATCAACCCGTTAAAACTTATTCATCTGGTATGAAAGCAAAACTTGGTTTTTCTATTATGGTGCATCAGGATCCAGATATTATGATTATTGATGAAGGATTATCAGTAGGGGACAAAACCTTTGTTGATAAATCACAAAAGAAAATGTTTGAATTTCGTGACAAGGGTAAAACAATTTTATTGGTTTCACATGATATGAGAACCATAAAAGAATGGTGCGATCGGGTCATATGGTTAAACTACGGAGAGGTTAAGCAGTATGGAAAGCCCGAGGAAGTGCTTCCAGAATATGAAAAATTTGTGCGTTGGTTTAAGGGGCTTTCTAAAAAAGAGCAAGAGAATTACAAACAAGAGCAAAGGCAAGCACAATTTAATTATTCTGTTGAAAGTCTAAGAAAAGAAATTATAAGTCAAAATCCCTCGAGAAGCCGTCGAGTAACACGAGAAGTTACAGAAGTTTTGAGAAATAAGAAAGATAATCATAAGCTTTCTTTCATCTCCAAAATTGTGTTGGGATGTTGTGCATTTGTTTTTATATGGATTACCTTAGTTTCTTTAAGTAACACGACTTTAAGAGAATCTATTGCACATCCAGTAGAGCTTTTCACTCAACATCTTTTTAAAGCAAAGCATTCGTCTGTAGAAAATAGAAACAGTAAGCAGCACAGTAAAGAAGAAATGACAACTTCTTCAAGTGTTCCCTCAAGTTCTATATCGGAAAATGCAACAAATCAGTCAAATAGTGAAGTTCATAGTTCAAGTGAAACTACAGCGAGTTCGAGTTCTATCCCTCAAACCACTTATGAGGTACAAGCAGGAGAATCCTTAGGGAGCATTGCAGAAAGTAAGGGTTTAACTGTGGAGGAAATACAAACAGCCAACCCAGATATCGATTTTAATATCATTCAACCAGGACAAACAATAAACTTACCTGTCTCAGGAGAATTCACAACGGCTCAAACAGGTGAAGGAGTAATACAATAA
- a CDS encoding helix-turn-helix domain-containing protein codes for MIQRSLEELRREKNLSKKELAYKLGMDVDCLERLEKDSSHVSQEKLERILALFNITYDEIVLGKNNQT; via the coding sequence ATGATTCAGCGTTCTTTAGAAGAACTGAGAAGAGAAAAAAACTTGTCAAAAAAAGAGTTGGCTTACAAACTAGGTATGGATGTCGATTGCTTAGAGCGTTTAGAAAAAGATTCTTCTCATGTATCGCAGGAAAAGTTAGAAAGGATATTGGCTCTTTTTAACATCACTTATGATGAAATCGTTTTAGGGAAGAATAACCAAACTTAA
- a CDS encoding helix-turn-helix domain-containing protein, whose product MENQEQRAIIAANIKKYIQKSGVKQKDFAAKIGVVPSTLSDYLNMRIMPSQGVIQRMADFFGVDKSDIDTTYKNKLSLNLDSLIDEALFYKTEVIEERDRQFFKNVLDAYYKSKNIT is encoded by the coding sequence ATGGAAAATCAAGAACAACGCGCCATTATCGCAGCCAATATAAAAAAATATATTCAGAAAAGTGGAGTGAAACAAAAAGATTTCGCTGCTAAAATTGGAGTTGTTCCATCCACTTTATCTGATTACCTCAATATGCGTATCATGCCTTCGCAAGGTGTCATTCAAAGAATGGCAGATTTTTTTGGGGTAGATAAATCTGATATAGATACTACCTACAAAAATAAATTATCCCTAAATTTGGATAGTTTAATTGATGAAGCACTTTTTTATAAAACAGAAGTTATTGAAGAGCGAGACCGCCAATTCTTCAAAAATGTTTTGGATGCTTATTATAAGAGTAAAAATATTACTTAA
- the queA gene encoding tRNA preQ1(34) S-adenosylmethionine ribosyltransferase-isomerase QueA, giving the protein MNINDFDFNLPEELIAQTPLEQRSESRLLILDKETHSMDDKHFYDIVDELNPGDALVLNNTRVLPARLYGVKPETQGHVELLLLKNTEGDQWETLAKPAKRMRVGQELSFGDGRLKATVVEELEHGGRIVEFSYDGIFLEVLESLGEMPLPPYIHEKLEDQERYQTVFAKENGSAAAPTAGLHYTPELLDQIRAKGVHIVELTLHVGLGTFRPVSVDNIDEHQMHSEFYQLSEEAAATLRAVKASGHRVIACGTTSIRTLETIGTKFDGDIQADSGWTDIFIKPGYQWKVVDAFNTNFHLPKSTLVMLVAAFAGQDFILEAYQHAIDEHYRFFSFGDAMFVK; this is encoded by the coding sequence TTGAATATTAATGATTTTGATTTTAATTTACCTGAAGAACTCATTGCCCAAACTCCACTGGAACAACGCTCTGAATCACGTCTCTTAATCCTTGATAAAGAGACGCATTCAATGGACGACAAACATTTCTACGATATAGTAGATGAGCTTAACCCTGGGGATGCTCTGGTTCTTAATAACACGCGTGTCCTCCCTGCTCGTCTCTATGGAGTAAAGCCTGAGACACAAGGGCATGTAGAACTCTTGCTTCTTAAAAATACTGAAGGGGATCAATGGGAAACCCTCGCAAAACCCGCTAAACGCATGCGCGTTGGGCAAGAACTTTCTTTTGGGGATGGTCGCTTAAAAGCAACGGTTGTTGAGGAACTCGAGCATGGTGGTCGTATCGTTGAATTTAGTTATGATGGTATCTTCCTCGAAGTTTTGGAAAGCTTAGGAGAAATGCCACTTCCACCTTATATTCATGAAAAACTAGAAGATCAAGAACGTTATCAAACAGTCTTTGCAAAAGAGAATGGTTCTGCAGCTGCTCCAACAGCAGGCTTGCATTACACACCCGAACTATTAGACCAAATTCGTGCTAAAGGTGTACACATCGTTGAGCTAACGCTACATGTAGGCTTAGGAACCTTCCGCCCTGTAAGTGTAGACAATATTGATGAACACCAAATGCACAGTGAATTCTATCAACTCTCGGAGGAGGCAGCAGCAACACTTCGTGCAGTCAAAGCTTCAGGACACCGTGTAATCGCTTGTGGCACAACTTCGATCCGTACTTTGGAAACCATTGGTACTAAATTCGACGGTGATATTCAAGCCGACTCTGGTTGGACAGACATCTTTATCAAACCTGGTTATCAATGGAAAGTGGTTGATGCTTTCAATACAAATTTCCACTTACCAAAATCTACTTTAGTTATGCTGGTTGCTGCTTTTGCTGGACAAGATTTTATTTTAGAAGCTTACCAACATGCAATTGATGAGCATTACCGCTTCTTCAGCTTTGGCGATGCTATGTTTGTAAAATAA
- a CDS encoding biotin transporter BioY, whose amino-acid sequence MKISQTYSITLIALGAAIVAVLSPLAIPVGIVPITLQTLAIGLIATLLQPRESFFALLTYLVLGAVGLPVFAGGASGMGALFGPTGGFLFSFILVAPLLSYFLLKTERKFISILLTNLGAQFLILVLGTIWLKFFIGASWGTAFSVGFLPFILGAIIKAVIVAGVAVALLNILFKTNTYFSK is encoded by the coding sequence ATGAAAATTTCACAAACGTATTCTATTACTCTTATTGCTTTAGGAGCTGCTATAGTTGCAGTTTTGTCACCTCTAGCTATTCCTGTGGGTATTGTTCCTATTACTTTACAAACTCTGGCTATTGGGCTGATTGCTACACTCTTACAGCCACGTGAAAGTTTTTTTGCACTGCTCACTTATCTTGTTTTAGGAGCAGTAGGCTTACCTGTTTTTGCTGGTGGAGCCTCAGGCATGGGTGCTTTATTTGGACCAACAGGTGGATTTTTATTTTCTTTCATTTTAGTTGCACCTCTCCTTTCTTATTTTCTCTTGAAAACAGAGCGAAAATTCATATCAATTTTATTAACGAATCTTGGCGCTCAATTTTTGATTCTCGTCTTAGGGACTATTTGGCTGAAATTTTTTATTGGCGCTTCTTGGGGTACTGCTTTTAGTGTTGGATTTCTTCCTTTTATTCTTGGTGCGATTATCAAAGCAGTGATTGTAGCAGGAGTAGCAGTCGCATTGTTGAATATTCTTTTTAAAACCAATACATATTTTTCAAAATAG
- a CDS encoding carbamoyl phosphate synthase small subunit, whose translation MKRLLILEDGTIFEGQAIGASSDITGELVFSTGMTGYQESITDQSYNGQILTFTYPLVGNYGVNRDDYESIHPSCKAVVVSEAARRPSNWRMQMSLDEFLEAKNIPGIAGIDTRALTKIIRQHGTMKAALVNAKDEIDHQMSQLKATVLPNNQVEKSSTLTAYSSPNTGRKVVVVDFGLKHSILRELSKRNCNITVVPYNTTAEEILDMNPDGVMLSNGPGDPTDVPQAVEMIQNIQGKLPIFGICLGHQLFSLANGATTYKMKFGHRGFNHAVREIATGRIDFTSQNHGYAVSGEDLPEDLLITHMEINDQSIEGVRHKRYPAFSVQFHPDAAPGPHDASYLFDDFMDMMDEDQK comes from the coding sequence ATGAAACGACTGTTAATATTGGAAGATGGAACGATCTTTGAGGGGCAAGCAATTGGTGCCAGCTCAGATATAACTGGTGAACTTGTCTTTAGTACAGGAATGACGGGTTACCAAGAGTCTATTACGGACCAATCCTATAATGGGCAAATTTTGACTTTTACATATCCATTAGTTGGAAATTATGGCGTCAATCGTGATGACTATGAATCTATTCATCCAAGTTGCAAGGCGGTCGTTGTGAGTGAAGCAGCTCGTCGTCCTTCAAATTGGAGAATGCAGATGTCCTTAGATGAATTTTTAGAGGCAAAAAATATTCCGGGTATTGCAGGAATTGATACGCGTGCCTTAACAAAAATTATACGCCAGCATGGGACAATGAAGGCAGCTTTAGTAAATGCCAAAGACGAAATTGACCATCAGATGAGTCAACTTAAAGCTACGGTATTACCCAATAATCAAGTTGAAAAAAGCAGTACACTCACTGCGTATTCTTCCCCAAATACAGGAAGAAAGGTAGTTGTAGTTGACTTTGGACTCAAGCATTCAATTTTACGTGAGCTTTCTAAACGTAACTGTAATATCACAGTAGTTCCTTACAATACAACTGCAGAGGAAATCTTGGATATGAATCCAGATGGTGTGATGCTTAGTAATGGCCCAGGCGACCCAACAGATGTGCCTCAAGCTGTGGAGATGATTCAAAATATCCAAGGTAAACTTCCTATTTTTGGAATCTGTCTAGGGCATCAACTTTTCAGTTTGGCCAATGGTGCTACAACCTATAAGATGAAATTTGGACATCGAGGCTTTAATCATGCTGTGAGAGAGATTGCCACAGGAAGAATTGACTTTACAAGTCAGAACCATGGTTACGCTGTTTCAGGAGAAGATTTGCCAGAGGATCTTTTGATTACTCATATGGAAATCAATGATCAATCGATTGAAGGGGTTCGCCATAAACGCTATCCCGCTTTCTCAGTGCAGTTCCATCCAGACGCAGCACCTGGCCCGCATGATGCGAGTTACTTATTTGATGATTTCATGGATATGATGGATGAAGATCAGAAATAA
- a CDS encoding aspartate carbamoyltransferase catalytic subunit, which translates to MSVTNGLVSLSNLTSMEVLSTEEVMALIKRASEFKKGTAKFENDRQIFTSNLFFENSTRTHNSFHIAERKLGLDVLEFDVGTSALSKGETLYDTILTLDALGVEVCVIRSSEEHYYDQLINSDSINCAIVNGGDGSGQHPSQCLLDLMTIYEEFGKFEGLKIAISGDLTHSRVAKSNMMMLNKLGAQIYFTGPEKWYKEEEFGAYGSYAHLDEILPELDVHMLLRVQYERHTAGDIISKEDYHDRYGLTAERAGQLRDTAIIMHPAPVNRDVEIADSLVECSKSRIVQQMTNGVYTRMAILEAVLREKA; encoded by the coding sequence ATGTCAGTAACAAATGGTTTAGTAAGCTTGTCAAATTTGACAAGTATGGAAGTTCTATCAACAGAAGAAGTGATGGCTTTAATCAAACGTGCTTCTGAATTTAAAAAAGGGACAGCAAAATTTGAAAATGATCGTCAGATTTTCACTTCGAATCTCTTTTTTGAAAACAGCACACGTACACATAATTCTTTCCACATTGCCGAGCGTAAATTAGGATTAGATGTCCTTGAATTTGATGTCGGTACAAGTGCGCTTAGCAAAGGTGAAACACTATACGATACAATTTTAACCTTAGACGCACTTGGCGTTGAAGTTTGTGTGATTCGCTCTTCTGAAGAACATTACTACGATCAGTTGATTAATTCAGACAGTATCAATTGTGCAATCGTTAATGGTGGTGATGGTAGTGGCCAACACCCAAGTCAATGTTTGCTTGATTTGATGACGATTTATGAAGAATTTGGTAAGTTTGAGGGCTTGAAGATTGCTATTTCAGGTGATCTTACACACTCGCGCGTCGCCAAATCAAACATGATGATGCTCAATAAATTAGGCGCCCAAATCTACTTCACAGGACCAGAAAAATGGTACAAAGAAGAAGAGTTTGGTGCGTATGGAAGTTATGCTCATCTTGATGAGATTTTGCCAGAACTTGATGTCCATATGTTACTACGTGTACAATATGAGCGCCATACTGCTGGAGATATTATCTCGAAAGAAGATTATCATGACCGATACGGCTTAACTGCAGAGCGTGCAGGACAGCTCCGTGATACGGCAATCATTATGCACCCAGCGCCCGTTAATCGCGATGTTGAGATTGCTGATAGTTTAGTCGAATGTTCTAAGAGCCGCATCGTTCAGCAAATGACGAACGGTGTTTACACACGTATGGCTATTTTAGAAGCTGTATTGCGTGAGAAAGCTTAG